The genomic interval TACGTGAGTAGTGGGTGGGCAGGCCCTGAGTCACCACATGTCCTTATAGTGTGGTTTTTAGTTGGGTTATATTTCCTCTTGGACAGATGGACAGGCCATCTTATGTGTAATTCAGAAAGCATGAGAGTTAACTGAAGTGAAAAAAGATTTGCAATTATTTTTTGAGTTTTAATTTTTCAGTCATCCAAATCTTCAATtataaacaggaaaaaatatatatatttattttccataaTTTGAACTctatataaaaatgaatattcTGTTCATTTACTTTACAtgttaattaatgattaataaataaattactacATTAATGAACAAGTGATACAGGGACCTAATAAGATTCACATagttttcaaaaaacaaaagaaagctGTTTAtccattttcacaaatttgGATAAAATGAGGACTAAAATAAAAGTCTGCCAAAACACTAAAACTGTTATAATACCGGTGGTATTGATCATAACATAGCACTGCACTTTCTTGCATATCGTTTATGCACCAAGCTTAGCAATGTGAATACTGACATtctttagtgtttttatttaatagtttggtaaaaaaaaaaaaaaaaaaaaaaaaaaaaaaaaaacacattgtttttatgtatttgaactgcatcatatttatttgtgtattaatatAATGTCACGGCTGCACAGGGAGGACAAGGAGACGGACGTAAATGCaaggaattttatttacaaaagacagaatcaaaataaacacgggtaATAAATACAGACTGAAGAAAGACAAAACTAACTAAACACAGTTAAACAAGGACGGACAGGGAAGAGCCATGAACCGGGGTAGACACATGTAAAAACAGAAAGACCGTGAGACACACATCTatgcacacaacaccagacaaaggagcactcAAACCACAGGGGTATATCAGGACAAGACAAACAAGGAATACCTGGAGACAATAATGAGACAGTGGCAggactaaggcgggactagggtggagacaggaacaaaacaataacagagagccatgtgctaagtgagcacatggtggagcaacaaacaggacagggccaggACGTGATATATAAAATATGCCCATGTATTCTGattctttgttattttaaataaaatatagtaatatttattgggatttgtatttttttaagcaaaaCTTTAAGTGATGAGGACAATAAGAGGATTTTTGGGAAGTGCAACAACCCCAATGGCCATGGACACAACTACAAAGGTGAACCCGTTAGATTCTTCTCAGTTCTTGAACATCTGTCATCATGTAATCACACGTAAATAAGTCATGTTGTTTGTATTTTCAGTTGAGGTGACAGTACGAGGAAAGGTATGTACAAATCTACTTGACATCTCAAAGCAGGAGTGTcacagaaatgtaaacattttagtGAAAATACTATGTGTATTACTGCAGGGCCTAGTGTTTAGTACCCAGGGAAGTGAGATGTTTATAATTGTAGCTGTATGGAATGCACAGCTGTGATTTCTGTCTCTACAGATTGACAGCAACACAGGGATGGTGATGAACCTATCAGATCTCAAACAGTATATAGAGGTAAAGGCTTTCTCTGGCATATATCTTTGATactatgtttatatttgtgaTCAAAGATATAAGACATGTCTTTTTATGGCAAGAATGcaattaataatgtttttatgaTGACATTCAGGAGGCTATCATGAAACCACTTGACCACAAAAACCTGGACCTGGATGTGCCATACTTTGCAGATGTTGTAAGGTATGATTAATATCCAAACATCCTGTTAGTTCTGTCCTAGCCATTCGCTGTCCTCCAGTTTGTTTTAAAAGCAACAATATAACGACCCTTTTCTTAACAGTACCTTTGTTTTGCAGCACGACTGAAAACCTGGCTGTGTTTATTTGGGACAGCATGGTCAAGCTCCTTCCACCCAATATGCTCTATGAAATCAAGGTGCATGAGACGGATAAGAACATAGTAATTTACAGAGGGGAGTAGACCGCCAGCGTGTTTGCCAGACCCCTACCTACAGGCTACCGATTGCAGGTCATGAGGGGCAAGCTGTAAATCTCAATCCTTATAGAGTTGATTAGATTTGCTTGAGAGAAGCACCTGCTGTGGCCTGCTCTCCCCATGCTCAGAACTACTGGATTAGAGTAAGGCACAGAGAACTTGGCTCAGCCATCGACCATGTGAGACTGATCCTATTAAACACGGAGCTTACAGCTACACAAAAATCTTTTTCAAATTAATTAACAGTCTGTCACCTACTTTCTACCAGTAACATGTGTCAGAAAACCTGTCATCTTTAGTAAAAAGGAAGAGCATTCTTGAGCATTCATGTTATAATGATTTTCTAAGAGAAAATAAGTGAACACATCCTGTCTACACTCAGTACAGTAGAGGTaaattattggtcactaaaggtacataCATAATGTATCAGGCTAGGATTCAGTTCTCATCTTTAATACCAGTGAGAGTCCTTGAGCAAGAATCTTAAAGTCTTTACTTTGGATAACAGCATCTGCCAAATCCCTGAAATGtgaacatattaaaatattttaccacACAGACAGAACATACAATTTAACAACACCTCAAACACAACAGATAGtttatttgctgagtttaacatcTTGAAAAAAACCcccataaaatataaaacgtgCAATAACTTTTGCACAAaccacattttattaaaaacaaacacaatgtattgtaaataacagtaaattaaaatattaaaatatggaCATCTGTGCTCACTTTAGAGGATGGATACTTTATTTCACTTTGAAAATCAACAAGACCAAATGATAAAAATGCTGTGTTAAAGCTTATGGACCACTTAGGATTTTCTATAGTTCAGTAAAAGAAATGAGTAAAAGTAATGATAAAACATAATCAGATTTTCAGTTTCAAGTCCTAAgattgccccctccagggtgtattcccgctttgcacccaatgattccaggtaggctctggacccaccgcaaccctgaactggataagcgcttacagataatgaatgaatgaaaaaagtccTAAGATTTCAGGAAGTCCTGAAGAGaacttatttaaacaaatttaagaaaaatattatatatatcttAAACAGCCTCCCAACTTTTGTTGGCTGACCACTCCTGGGGAGTTCAACAATGGTCTTGATTTTCCTCTATTTGTATACAATCTAACTGTGGATTGGCCCAAATTCTTTAGAGGTGGTTTTGTAACCTTTGTCAGCCTACTaagcattaatatatatatatattttccccgAGGCCTTAACATTTCCTTAGTTGGGAGTTAGGGCTTCTGACGAAATGAATTTCTAAGAGGAATAAGGAAATCTAATGATGATTTAGATTCTAACGATGGACAATTCTTAGTGCAGTGGGCAAAAACAGTAAATGTATGTAATAGTGAACTTGACATAACTGTTAGATTACTAGCTAATAGTTAAGTCTTAACAGTTTATTATTGAACTAAAGAGAATGGCAAAGTGTGTTCAGTTTTGTATTTCCACAGTAGGGGGCGTTGTCAGACTTTTGTTTTTGGAGTCCAGCAACAGAATCATTGATTTCACATGTATACATATGGATGTATCAATAAAACTCAATAAAACTAACAAATCTGTCCTTGTTTCAGTTTATTGCATTtttgacattatttttattgaagTAATGGAACTGATGGCCTGAATGGCACTGAAGATGAAACTCACTGTCAACAAGCTCTGCTTGATTTACAGCCGTATGTGGTTTGCTCTGGAATTTTGAGGAAATTCTTGAGGGAACATGTATCACATTCACAAGAAATAACAAATTTACTGTAATTTATGAAGCTAATGTTCTTAGAGGTTAAGTGGCTTGGAAATAAATCTAAATATCGCCCAAAATACGTCTTAAAATATCCGAAGCCTGCCAGGTTATAAAGTCTTGATATATTTAATGCTAGGTCCTTACTCATCTGATATTTGCCATCTTGAATAGTAATGtgtccttatttttttttttttaactatttgcATTCAGCCACTAGAACATTAGTactgttatatttatattctaaaATTATTTCTAGATCTAAATCACATATCCAACTCATTCCCAAGTTAGTGGACGTAACCCCATCACTCTCAAGCAGGggtaatgaataaaaaatattcatttagGTTCTCAAtttctcaagccaaggtccgaaacataatgtataacttgcattatgatATTTGCCATatcatatatattaaaatacccTTGTAGTTAAAGCCATATTTTATGTAGGtaacaactgaatgtcaaatcCCCACTTACATTTCAACATATTTCAACAaggtttataaataattataacaaatactctaaataaaatgtccttttctcatttcaagcaaaatctacaaataaaacaatgattttgaaaagtAAATGCATAATGTCCCTAATGACTTgtcttgtagttgcagttgactttactgcttatatatatatatatatatatgtaatatgcaTCTAGCAAACAAACTAGTGCGCACAAACAAGAAGCAGATAACCAGATGTGGTGCAAATTATTACTATCTGTTACAAATTATTAGGCTGACTGCACCTTGTGTTTTCAATGTTTATGTAACAACAAGTATATGTCCATGCAGCTAGCAAAGCCATTTAACATGGTGGAATATGACGagaaaatgtgtaaatgaatgtgttggATCAGCCTACAACTGTGTGGTGCACAGGgacaaagaaataaaacctGGGAGTTACAAAGTTAGTGGCATTCAAAATTGAATATGTTAACacattattaacaaaatatttttaacatgtgcacatttattttttgtttaatatgaGACAGGATACTATTTAGAGGGCTTAAATCTGAACTAATCTTACCAAAAAATGTTTGacctattttttctttttttctcctgaaaatgtgtgtttacatgcatGTCACTAGTGCAGATGAAATGCATCAGAGCAGTTAGCTGTATTGTGTGTGCACAAATAGCCAGCACACTGGCACTGTTTGAGAGATGTACATGCAGGTTATCATTTAATGTGGCTGTCCAAACAAAGCGCCATTCACTAGGCTATGGCTGGCTTCCAGGCAGCAATCTCTGTCTGATGAGCTGCACTACCTTGAAGGCCATGCACAATAAAGCTCCTATCAGCCCCTAACTGCTAGTTTGGCAGATCCTCTGGCTTGGCTTATTGTTTTGAGTGTTTGATTTATATGGTTGAGTgattagagagagaaaaagtcaTAAAATCCTGTCGTGGAAGTTACCCAGTAGCTATTTACCTGGCACAGACTTGAGAAACTTATCATAAAACATGAAAGAGAACATTACAGTCTGATCCTGAAGCCATTTTACTACTACAAAGTAGCAAacaacatgtaaaaaaaatattatttagggGGGGAAATTCCCATAATGTATAATGCTGTTATTACAGTTGCAACAGTTTATGTAAAAGAATAACactctaataataatttaaaaccaAAAAGACAAATTTGCAGTATGTACACTTACAAATACAGTGAAGTGGCAGTGGTTGTGATAGTAATATAGAATATACTGTATAAAGCAGTTCAAATTATTGCACACATAAGAAATAATTAcgttataatttttattattattgcacaCTAACATTGTAATTTTGTATTGAGTATTGCACAGATGAACCATAGTGTTACACACTGAGGGAGGAGTTATATAGATTGATGGCCACAggtaggaatgacctcctgtggcACATTTCGGTGGAATGAGTCTTGGACTGAATATACTCCTATGTTCCATCATTGTGTAGTAGAGTGGGTGGGAGCCATTGTCCATAATGGCCTGCAGCTTAGACAGCATCCTTCTCTCCGACTGGCCTTACGGACCTGTTTGAGTCTGTTGGCATCTACCACACTCAGACTGCTGCcccagcatacagagaggaccCCACCACAGACTCATAGAAGATCCTGAGCATAGTTCGGCAGATACTGAAGGCCCTCAGATGCCTCAATAAGATAGAGAGGACTTTGGTCCTTCCTGTAGAGGGCATCAGTGTTCTTAGTCCAGTCCAATTTATTGTCAATTTAAGTTAAGGAACATAATTGCACAACATTCTAATATTAAATACTGTACACACATCTCATTTCaattccatttttttaaacagttataTCATAAATGCTTATGTTTAACATTTCTCTTTCTGAAGAAAAGTATATGATGCTTCTTCAGCTAATACAAAATAATTCTAAAACCACTATTGTAACATAAAAGTTATACTTCTGCTCTATGTAACTTCAGTGAACAATGGCGTACCCGTACAGTACTCTTTTTCTCCCTGACACTGTAGCACCTGAATAAAGTACTTTATGCTATATAGGCCaagtttaaaataggtttaataCAAAATCTCCTATACATTCAGGCCATtaagtgtcagtataatggctttTTCTTAACATTTCTATTTCTTAACCAACAGAGAAAACGACTGATGGCTCCCTTAACGTTGGCTTAAGAAAGAAGCCAAATTTGGATTTCACCTAGACCAGTgattctcaaactttttctatcattccccaTCTGAGACGAACGGTGATATCCGCACCTCACCTGTACCATATCGCCCCCccaaaaatggtaataaaatgcACATGTAAGTTTACAATTCTCTAATTTATTCAAGTAACATCAACTCctatctctaaatcagtagcttaacattataacacccgatacaacattaacatcaattttccaaaatacagaaaattggcTCGCAAATTAAATtgagtttctcacttttcagtctgtgcaaaaatgagcaaGGGCATAGGAGTGAGTTTGTTATAGTTGATggacatatttgctgagtcaaagcccaccccaTACCTAAAATATTAGATATAAGCTGATGcctatgtagataaggcagtaaaatattgcaattataatgatgtggaacagcatttgattaacattaatgttAGAGATGTTGTGTCCGGACAACACAgtatgtagggtgaccagatctgagatggtgaaaatgaGGACAGGTCTCCGTGTGTCTACCAAtcacgtgcagactgaccaattaaatgtttacagagaaggttatcgatcAATcatggtagctctacagtcagatcgTGCAATCCAAAGATTTTAGGCCACTTCAcgactcccccttctcactcaagcgaacccaactgagtaggggagggcgggactagtttgtgaacgaaacgcttatcgaaattctatgtaagcgctagaaaaacaaaatcctggacatttgtgaaattccccccgaacattttttttaagtctaaaaaagaggacatgtgcgggtaaaagaggacgtctggtcaccctaacacTATGGGACTTAACATACTACACGTCAGAAAGCACTGCTAATGGTGgtatatatgtattttcatACTATTCAGTGCAGAAGTGTGCGGtttgggacaaggacagagactaCCATTAACTTGCATGTTTACAatgctttctcacaacctgaacacagctaatattgacgttaactaactctcagatcctcctgtgTTTCCCTAACAGTTACATACAAGTCGcttcataactgtaattaacCATCATTATCTGTTGTGttctcgttactgacctcaagcccagagctgataaaaactaactttatgaACCAGACTCTGACAGTGAActggaggccagtgaagctgatgattggaacagctttatatttgaaaagGCGCCTTAACAAAGGCTTAAAGAAGACCCACCTTCTCAGACTCTCTGCCAAAACACACTAATCTTGgtggcacattttcaaaataaatgtttgcgaataaaagcatattttggttccaAGCAAGCACAATTTTTCTGGTCGCCTATCTAATGAATCCATTGCGGgtgggtgctttttactgagtaagctttattggcaaaacacaaaagcattaataaagacaggctcattaataaagaaatgctcaTTTCTTCAGATTCTTTGCACCCCACCTGCAATACTTACACGCCCTACTAGTGAGGCATGCCCGACACTTTGATAAACGCTGACCTAGACACAGTTGTTAATGATTAATCCTGCTAATCAGAAATGTAAATGACTGGCCAGAATGGCTATCATCTGCTCAAGTCTGACCCAAGTTTGAGCTCCAGCCAAACTTTGTTAGTGATCCTCAAGGATACCTTGTCATCTCCACAGTGGAGGACTTTATTACTGAAGGCTGGAGCAGGGGATGATATGTACAGATGAAACAGCTGTAGTGAATGATCCCAGATTCTGTCAAAAGGCTCTCGTCTGAGATCTGTAATTTAGATTGATTTAGCAGCATGTGGGATCAAAGATATTTACAGTATAACAGTTGCTTTTGGTTGACCCTTTAGAcatacaattggacaaaaaagGAATTCTCCCACCTGAGCTACAGTGGCACAAGACCAGAATGGAACATTACGTTGTATTTTTACctaaaaaacatttacaattttagaatcattgtgatgctccactgacctgtaaatatgatcatgtgatgcttcttgataggctggaaaatctggtagaaataaaaggatctgccctctctaggttcagatcctatttatctaactgttatcaatttgtttatctgaataataaatcctctaatcatactttagttaaatatggtgttccacaagggtcTGTGGTTGGCCCTGTAttattcacactctacatgctgccactgggtagactaatccgtaagcatggtattcaattccactgttacgctgatgacacaattgtatatatcagccaaacctaatgatgcTGCTTTtttacgtaaaataacagaatgtctaactgaaattaaatacTGGATGAGGCAAAagtttctcatgttaaattctgataaaactgaggtcttgttactagttGCAGATACTCAGATatattcactcagaaatgctgctattaatcttgataattcaacagtaaaacacagtaccaTCAATAAAAAGTTAGGGGTAGCTTTTGaatcgactctcacatttgattcCCACATATctaatacagtcaaaaccgccttcttccacttACGCAATATTGTCAAaattctgcatactttatccttaaaagatgcagagaaactagtgcatgcttttataacttcacgtctagactactgcaatgtgctcctggcagggagctcatgcaaagcgttacacaagcttcagttagttcaaaatgcagcagcctgggtgctcactagagcttaAAAATTCgaccatatcaccccagttctctcgtccctacactggctacccgTAAAATTTCAcactgactataaaatactcctcttagcttataaatctctaaatggtttaggcccgcattatcttactgaacttctcataccttatcgcccgtcgtgtacacttcgttcacaggatgcccatctactcttagttcctcgcattatgaaaaacactgcaggaggaagagccttttcccACAAAGCttctcaactctggaatagcctccggttaatgttcggggctcagacacactctcaatctttaaatctagattaaaaacctaccttttcaaacaagcttttggttaatcactcactttcaggtcattccttctctattggtgttcgagctggttttcatattatcactgctctgtattaaccctgtcatactaccatagctacagcttttttagttagctttctggtaacTGCCAACATGCTGTcaacaagcttttttttttttttcttcacaggACAAtgttgcctgttctttaccatgaacctactaagctctttatttttattttttccatttgtctggttttctttctcctgtctctctcatgctttgagatgtcctgctgctctccaggtgttgccctgatccagcccgtgtgtcctgtacaacatcctggccttgtctcatctacactatcatgatTGGccgtgctgttttatctcaaattaacactgcacctacttttaactcacacagaatcactgatcgcCTCTTctttcctcagactcatatcactaatattctacattcacattgctataacccattcatctgtcatcagttcactttcACTTCTGTTCtgctctctgttgtgtctccggtgtcaaCCAGAGGATGATGGGTTCCccgtgagtcttggttccttccaaggtttcttcctcgtgtgctgagggagtttttccttgccactgttgcccctggcttgctcataggaggcttggacccggatctctgtaaagttGTTTTGTGAAGaattttttgttgtgaaaatcgctatataaataaaatatgattgattgattgacctgtaaatgaaagaaaagaCCATCTGTACTGTTGCTGCTTCAAGTTCAGCACTACagtaactgcactatgtatcttttggaggagggtagttAACCACAGTGCTGGTAAATTTGAATTACACGCCGGAGGAGCGCAGGAGaaatttattttacttaatCATTCTTTTAATGTTAGAATTCAGaaattatacatattatatatatatatatatatatatatatatatatatatatatatatatatatatatatatatatatatatatacatacacacacacacacacacacacacacacacacattggcacTGATGAACCAAATACTGTGTACAAAACCTAGTACTAGGCTGCCCCATGTAAGGATACACTTTATGGAGCTTAAACTGGTTCatttccaaaaatatatatatatatcatgtgAATCAGTGAAGACTTCTGATTAGACctctgttgtgtttttgtttcagaGCACATGAAGTCATACGTTCCATCCTTATAGTCATGTCACCAGCACTTCAGCCTTTGTTCTTCTTATGAACAGGTCAATATCTTCACTGGCATCTTGCCATGTTTAAGATAAATATAATTTCATGCTTGATTAACACTTCCCTGCAGCCACTGTGTCAGATCTCATAAGCTGAGGAGGATTTGCACAGGCAGGGGATGAATAGGGCAAAACGCCCTCAGCAACTTCAGGATTAATCACAACtcacataaaaaaaatgctCAATGGCAATCATGGGCTGAAAGGGTATAAGACCCCCCAACATTGGGCTGTGGTGCAGAGAAACACTTTTTCTTTGAGTTGAGTTGTGagtggtgtgtttgtgattaAGAACTGATCATCTTATATAAGGACCTGATCTCACTTATGCTCTTGTGCTTGAATAGTTAGTCGAGTAGTGCTTGAACTGCTCAAATAGTGTAAAGACTTCCAGAAGTGTGGAGGTTGTTAATGCAATGAATGAAGGCTACTCtcattattctttcattcattttgcaCTAGGTTCCTAGCCTCTACAGGGCACCAGTCAATCACACGGTGTCACACTTGTGGAAAATATCACAGCGACTCAACCCACCAACAAGTGTCCTTGgaatgtgtgtgcgcgtgtggtCACTAAGTGTAGATGGCTTTTTGGAATTTATCTTCTTATTAAATGTGATGCTTggttaaattataaaaaattacaataaatgtaaacacaaatacagtaaaataaaaattattctttTGTTCATGTGTTGTGAGCatgtgtgaagaacaaagtatGTTTCCAGATCAtgtggatttgttaaatcaacagcacatttCATTTATGCACAGTGAACTTAATGAAGTATTTAACAACCaagtattggatgataacctcaaataatactggactgccacgaggagagatttggagacactttcacacacaggaTAGCATTacttactgtaataatgttatatgtttttatttcaacactgatttagagtgtgtgtgtttttaatttgctttttgttttttctttgagcCAATAAACATTACTGCTCAGAAAAATcacatattttcattttaaatcttattttcTCAAGTGCCTAATAATCAAGCAGACGGATTATACATAGTTAGC from Hoplias malabaricus isolate fHopMal1 chromosome 3, fHopMal1.hap1, whole genome shotgun sequence carries:
- the pts gene encoding 6-pyruvoyl tetrahydrobiopterin synthase is translated as MEKRPSSTERVGYITRVESFSSCHRLHSKTLSDEDNKRIFGKCNNPNGHGHNYKVEVTVRGKIDSNTGMVMNLSDLKQYIEEAIMKPLDHKNLDLDVPYFADVVSTTENLAVFIWDSMVKLLPPNMLYEIKVHETDKNIVIYRGE